The genomic region actcaaaggagcaccaacccctacacaatttataggctacaacctaaaggagctacaaaccatgcactaagcacctactcagtgaaaacaatatgaaaattcAAATACACAAAAGAGATCCCTGTTGCAAataaagttttgcaacccttcaatactctgCTCTGCCAGTTTCAATCTTACTTTTTTGTGATCACTCCACACACACTGCAAATGAACATATCTGCTGATTCTTACTCTACTGagtcttctctccctctttctgttGAATTCGACTTACTCTTGATCACACTTTATTAAGTTCTATGTCATCCGATTTGTCACCTTTGCATTCTGCACTCTCTatcggtttgttccttacaccaatttaccctgcttctccttacaGGTAAAATCTTCACTCACAAACATTTCAGATGTTTATCTTTTCGGCTCTCTGACAACAATTTCACTCTATCCTTCACACTACAGTAGCAACAACTATTTGTCTTAGGTCACCATAATTAAACTGAAGCTTTCCCGCTAAAAAGCAATTCAAACAGAGGGCGGCTAGAGTTTCCCTCCaccaatcaaatcttcatcaaatctgATCTGATCTGCCTTAGTTCGCTCACCTTCTTTGGAAGGATAAATCATCACGCATTTTTCATCTGTCCAAtgcatgtttgctaaaaatagcaaacctAACCCTGATTTTCGGCCTTGAAACTAATCGACACATTTATGATCCAGTTGTTTCTTGTTCAAGGTCATCCTGCAATCTAATTTCATGTTTTGATCACGACGCCAACAACCGTCTGATCTTCCTTTGTCGTCCATCCTTCATCGAGCCACAAACAATTGCAAACAATCCGTGTTTTTTCCTCACATTAAATGTCGACCTATCACACCTATCACATCTTAACGATGCACACACCAACCTCTGCCTTTTTGCCAACTGACATCCACCTATCAAACATGTCGGCAATCGACCCACCGACATTGAATCGGTTCATGCTCATTCATTCGACAAAACTCCATACCGGTTCAAGCCCTTACCGGTATAAGCTTCTCCTGCTGCTATCCGACAACATACACTACATCGGTAGCTCAACTTCACCTCCAgcggtttgtgatctctttgacaCTCTGCCTTTTCATCACAAACAAACGACCGGCCTACATACTGGTTATGTCTctcaccataccggttgacatgccttcatgttaatcttccttatgtcggGTACATCCTTCTACATACTGGTAGACACTTAGTTGACATCAGTTgaccataccaacaatctcctactcaccggttgacatcaatgacaactcaatgccaacaaattatatatatatatatatatatatatatatatatatatatatatatatatatatatatatatatatatatatatatatatatatatatatatatatatatatatataatgtaggaGAATTGGGTTATTTAAATGGGTTTTcttaatcctttttttttttttttttaaagagaatttAAATGATTATACACAATTATTTAAGAATTTGAATAATTGGAGTTAATTATTGCAAAATAGGAAAATATTGAgaaacaaataaattcaataataattataATGAATGTTATTAATCCGGAAGGGGTTAATATGATATTTTTGTTTATGAGGGATGATTGGAATATGGTGCTTGTTATAGGTctaccagggaagggtgattttcttcacctccccaatagggtaatgacggccatcaaaattatttatttattttctccctGTCATAAcgcatgtagttagttcaaccaggatgggttgttagttctacatgaatgCATATGGTTCCATTCCTGCTAGTTGGTATCAGCTTGCTAGGGAGCTCCGTCGTGAGGGACGAGAGCTTATGGGCATCCAAGAAACGTAAGCTTCGTTTGGTTGGGCAAATAAAATGTCTGGGTCATATGTCTGTCATCTGAatttgcgagaggaggttatccaggaCAATGAAGACGACACATCCGGAGACAGAAAATCAGAGATTCCAGATAAATTTTATGTAATTATCATATGATGTATATTTTATCTTATTGTAAAAGACCAGAATGGTCACATGTTAAAGCTATGCAAAAGACCTATAAGGTCCATTATGTAATGCATCAggaagtcgccatgcaatgtaactaacaaaaaaaagaagagaaaaactaCTAACacactaacccactaacatgcatgatttgcTTTCCGTAGATTACTTTTCCGCATGCATGCATGGTCGTATTTAATTTTTCGTTAGTTGATTTAATTAtgcattttgcatgttaatttaattcgtAATGACCCATGTACACGATTTATTTCTACGCATGCGTGCACTTAGATCAAAATCACTGATAATTATGTTTTACGCATGTTACTTAATCGTCATGCCCATTTACTTCACTTTTGCtacattgcatttagttgcatattaaCCACGATCCGCATGCTCGACTTGAATTGCACGAATGTTAAATTTCTCTTATTATTTGCATATCAATTAACGTAAACATTGCATGTGCATTAATGATAATTTAACTTTGATTGTAACTGTGAGTTATTAAGATGGTTTAACTAGGATTAGGATAAGTGGGTCACTACACTAAGAAGAAGTGGAGGCCAAGCAACCACAACCAATCAACCATTATTTTAGTACAAGAGTCAACTCCATTATAACATCACCCCACTAATATAAGCATTAAGATATATTAAGCTATATATTACCAAACAACAAAACTATGAAATTACGTTTCAAATATAAATATGAAAAGTTTTAATTGTAAAAACATTTTTTTAGACGACTCTAATTTTTGTTATCTAACTACTAGGAACAATAACTTTAACTTCACACAAGACAAAAGTGTACTTGAGTTTTGTAAAGGTTGATTAGTCATGGTACAAGTCGGTGCTCCAATACAAGCTATTGATGCATTTAACATACACAAGAATCTATTTTTTGAAGGAACAAAGCCCAAATGGTTTTCACTAAATAAGTGTAGAACAACAACAATTTCAATAATTAGATAAATAAGAGAACATTTCTTAACTATTTTCTTAGAACATTTTAATTAAAACACTTTTAAGTGTTTGGCTAAATTGATGCAAATATCATGACTTAAGAAACGACTTGCAAATCTTCTCCCAAATTTCTTTGTCAGGTTGGCTATTTGCTAGAGATGCCTTGGCCTCTTCACTCAGTTTAACCTAAGAAGTCCCGATCCAAAATGAAGTTAATTATTTGATCAATAAATAGTTTTAGGTTAATTGAATACCATTTTATACAATCTCCATGAAAAATTTTAAGATATTAAATACATAACTTACTTGTATACAACTTTTGTCCAAAAGATTGTCAATGAAATTCAGCAAAATGTCACTGGTATACTCTGGATGGCCTTGAACACCGAGTATGTGATCACCAAAGGAAAACATCTCAATGCTTGTTTTATCTGATGAAGCAATAATTTCTGCACCCAAGGGAACTTTATACACCTGTTTGACATAGCACCAAAggtaaatcaatataaaatatgatGACTATAATAttagtttgattttttattttttacttgacCAATGTCTTAGATCACATTCTACAATATGCTTTTCTCCTCTTGATCTCTCATCTTGATAATAGATCATTGATGCCAAAATGCTTACATgattcaatccaaaaaaaaatcaagctAACATCATAGACTGTGAAAGTTTTGTCTAAACATTTTTTTTGATAATATAGAATTGTTAGATCTTTTCAAATTTAAATAAGTTGAAGATGCGAATCTCAACCATTAAAGTGTTTGAAGTACAATAGATTTTATGAAGGCCCCCCATTTTTTACCTGATCTTGGTGACATTCAAGGACTCTAATTATAGAAGGGATTTCCAAACCAAAATGTTTGGTGGACAACCTTTTAGAAACTGTTATTTTTCTCAAGCCAATATCCCATCCAATCACCGCTCTTCCAATTTTTCCTCCTAAAGCTCGACATAAGATCTGTTTGAGAGAGAAAAAGAAACATACCAATAATTAAATATCAGTAAGGAAGCAAGTGATATTAGTTAAGGTTTGCATAGCCTAGTGACACTTTTTTATATATAGAGATAATGCCAAAAAAAGAGTAAGATaaaaaaattatgaacaaaactatgtaaatatatttttaattgacTGAAACTTCATAAAGATCTTTAATACACATTTCAAAAGTACTCTTTGATACATGATTGCTCGTATACATCTCCTTTCATATGTACATTGAGTTAAAAGTTCGACACAACATACATCATTGACTACAAAGAGTAGTTGATACCAAACTTTTCCACTACGATACTTTTACTTTAAATGTGTTGAAAATGGTGTACTTTGTCTCAACTTTATAGTTTGTTAGGAAACTACATCCCTCAAATTTACATTATATGTAATTATTTAAATATCCCCAAAAAAATTGTATTCAATAAGTTAACAAGTTTAACTTTTATAAAATTTAGAGTCCATCCATTGGGAATGCTATTACTTCAAACAATTTTTTATAGataattatatattttgatatCTTATATATTATTGGATATAAGTTTTCTACAATTCATAAAGTAAAATGTGTaagaaaaatctattttttaatcaatatttTCAGTCTCATTAATCCATCATCAAAAAAGAAAGTGATAGATTGAGTTTAATTATGTGCATTTTCAAACATATACACTACcctatttattattatataatttatctTTTTTAATCAAAAAGTGCATACTTACCTAATAAAAAGTACAACCGTTAGATGTTGTCTAATCATGAATTTTCTCTCCCTAAATaaatagttgaaaaaaaaaaatggattaaatGTATGAAATTTTCAGTCTATGATAAATTGTCTTGATAGCTTCTGGTTTAAGTGTGTGATCAATTTTTCCATCCACGAATTTAAGATCATGCTCCAGTAACCATCATCAGCTTGAAAAGTAATATGATCTCAAACTTGATGAAAAAATTGATCTCACAGTTGAATCTAGACAAAACAATTTTAGTCAAATTTAATTTTCTTCTAACTTGGATTCTGCCGTCCACTTTACAGCTTTGATTCTGCTGTGGGTGCTCTTGGCTGATACTGTAATATTAGCTGTATTCTTCTATCGTTGACCATGGTTCCATAACTGTTGTCTTCGTGACCTACACTTTTTGTAACCGTGTATTCTTAATCTAACATAATAATATAAAGCAAACTGGGAAAAAAGAAATGATTAAAGAGACAGCTGTCAAGGAAAAAACAAATCATTTTGCAATGAGGGAGCTGGTAAGGATTTGAAAGAAAAGTCGTCTGAACTGGACACAGTGGCAAATCAGGGCTCTTAACATAAAATGCCTAAACTTTAGCAGGGTGAACAGTTCTAACTTCCTAAGTTGAGGCACATCTCTTATGTTTCAAATCGCCTATAATTTGTTGAAAATGTCAGAAGAGAGAGAAGAAAGCAAACAATAGACGAACTTCTACAAAAAATTCTCAAGATTTGGCTAAAAAGACCAAATTTAAGCAGTTAAAACGCTCAGATCAATGAAAATGTCAAAGCAGATTTCTTTGAAGAAAAATCACTCAGATCAATGAAAATGTCAAAGCAGAtttctttgaagaatttaaggAAAAATTATCAATGAAATATCGGAGCAGATTCCTTTGaagaaaaggaaaatgaaatatcagggcagaTTGGGAAATGAAATATCAATGAAATGTCAGATCAGATTTctttgaagaaaatgaaaatgaaatatcaaCGAAATATCAGAGCAGATTTATTTGAAGAAAAGGACAATGAAATATCAATGAAGTGTCAGAGCAGATTTCtttgaagaaaaggaaaaagaaacgaAATAAAGGTACCTGGTGACCAAAGCAAATTCCGAGAACTTTGATCCGCATTGTATGCAGAGTCTGCAGAAAACGGCAGAGATCCAAAATCCACACATCGTTTCCATGCGCGTCAAAACGGCTGCCGGAAACCACAAATCCGTCGTACTTATAAACCTCTTCCATGGCCGGAAATTCCCCTTCTAAAACCTTAAACAGATCCCACTTTTCTTCAGCCTCGCTCAGAATCCCCTTAAACAGACTAAAATACCCTCCATACATCTTATTTACATAGTCCTGATCAGGCGCACAGAGCAGAACTCCAAATCTCCTTCCCATTCTTGCTTTCTTCAAATTTTGGAGGCGCTCTGCTGAGCTGAGGAATGGAGAAAGAGTGGAAATGAAAAAGACCAGAGAAAAATGTCAGAGATTAAAAACGAAAAGAGCAAGGAAGAACATCTGCGTGAGGAGCAGGATGATTTGGAGGGCATATAAATGGCCATTGATGAAGTGCGGGGCATGTGTATTTATTACTGCTTTTCCCTCaactttggttttggttttctttttgGGTGTAAAACATCCTGTCATCTATGTAAAACAAAACATTTAAAGTTAAAGCTGAGGGCAACAAAAACCTGTTTATACACGTGATTCGTGCGAGACATTCATTGATTATCGCAATAAAATGTTGTATACTTTTTAGTTTGTTGATACGTCCCATGTGTGAACACTAGGTATCTAGATTATGAACAATTGGGGTCACTTAAGGACATAAACATCTTTTTTGGGTTAATTGATTGTTTAGTACAAGTAATAAGTTTTCATAGTGTGTTGACATTCTTgagatttttaattttaaatatatatatatatatatatatatatatatatgagatttatCGATAAAAAATTATGGTCTCATTAAGTTGGGTTTCGAAAGTATTTATGATGAGTAAGAGATTTCTTTGGAGGGAGTTATACCCCCTCACCACATATTATGACATGTCATAAAATATCTTTGATTGGATATAATGGAGTCAAATCTGAGCACCCAAGTTGATGAGGAGACTATAACAAGTGGTGGGGATATGTTATTTTAAACTATGGATTCAGCTTGAAATTTGGGTGATAGATTTTGACTAGCAATTTTAGTGTCATATTTGGGGTGGATTTTAGTCATGGTTTTTTAATTACTATTTGATAGTTTGAAGTATTGTTTATCTTCTTTATTAAGTGTTTGAGATGGAGGCTTCATAGTAAGTTTGTATATATTATTATACGACCAAAATTGTTGAGACCTTACTCATGTAAATACTTAAATTCTAAAAATTGTAACTATTAATTACTAAATAATACATTGGATTGATTTGATATTTGTGGTTTTGAAAAGTAAAGAGAATGAGATATGATAAATTTTTAGTTCAATTAAAGTAGTTTTAAACCattcattattttgtatcgtttgaGACTCTCTATGATAGTGGATTGATAGTTCATAAAATTCTAATGACAACAAAATCATAGATCGTTCATTTATCGTTCATCATTGTCTCTTTGATTTAAAGCTCTTCAAGTCAACCAAGGACAATTAGGATTCTTGTACAACCTCTTATCAAGAATAATGCAATATTAGATGTCTTCAACTAGGGGAgatgacccagtagttgtgcaccctaacttcgtgcttctcaaaatcctacgtggaaatttcaaatcactccaaatTTTTTACAACAGCTTGCTTGGCAAGTCctctacttataactaaggtttcagggccacatcaacatgctttttgccaaggtgtccaaaacaaccccccaaaaaagtgagaccaatatgTGTGCAAAAGGGctccaatacttgtgcagctgatgtggcatcacatgattggttacttttcacaacaaatggtatatttcattcaattattggtacttatcatacaactattggtgtgatgttgtacaaaagttggacattaaatcaacaaattctATTGCAAGAATTGGAACGCGCTCAACTATTGGATACTTTCCCCTATTTGTATTATGAGAATTGAGTGCTTGACCTCCACACCATCCACACCAAACATCAAACAAGGCTATCATTCGACAACCAAATGATTCGAAGAGGACCCTTGATCACTCGAAAGTTAAGGCCTTTGATCTCCTTTTCCAAAAGAATAATGCAATATTAGATGTCCTCGACAATTTACATTTATGAGAATTGAGTGCTTGACCTCTACACCATCCACACCAAACACCAAACAACAAACAAAGCTATCGTTCGACAACCAGTTGATTCAGAGAGGACCCTTGATCACTCAAAAGTTAAGATCTTCAATCCCCCTTTCCAAAAGAATAATGCAATATTAAATGTCCTCGACAATCTACAT from Cryptomeria japonica chromosome 3, Sugi_1.0, whole genome shotgun sequence harbors:
- the LOC131061601 gene encoding gamma-glutamyl peptidase 5, with the translated sequence MGRRFGVLLCAPDQDYVNKMYGGYFSLFKGILSEAEEKWDLFKVLEGEFPAMEEVYKYDGFVVSGSRFDAHGNDVWILDLCRFLQTLHTMRIKVLGICFGHQILCRALGGKIGRAVIGWDIGLRKITVSKRLSTKHFGLEIPSIIRVLECHQDQVYKVPLGAEIIASSDKTSIEMFSFGDHILGVQGHPEYTSDILLNFIDNLLDKSCIQVKLSEEAKASLANSQPDKEIWEKICKSFLKS